A stretch of DNA from Lycium ferocissimum isolate CSIRO_LF1 chromosome 4, AGI_CSIRO_Lferr_CH_V1, whole genome shotgun sequence:
GCAATATCCCTTTACAGTAAATTTTCATGGCAAAccctttctttttcaattatatttttctatttttctaacaTTTGGTAGGAAAAATGCAGGAAACAAACTGCATATACACAGCTTATGTCAGGACTGGATCATTCGACGAGGATTCAACTGACTCAAAAATAACCTTAACTCTCTATGATGCCAGTGgccatggaattagaatcaacaACTTAGTTGCTTGGGGTGGGCTTATGGGCCAAGGTTACAACTACTTTGAAAGGGATAACTTAGATATGTTCAGTGGCAGTGGCCCATGTTTAACTGGGTCAATCTGCAAAATGGTCTTAACTTCTGATGGTAAAGGTCGAAGCCATGGATGGTATTGTAACTACGTTGAAGTTACCTCTACAGGTGACCATAAACAATGTAGCCAACAATTGTTCAATGTGGATCAATGGCTTAGCACTGATCGTTCGCCGTATCAGTTGACGGCTACTAGGAACAACTGTAAACGTATGTCCGATGAGCAACAGTCtgttgttgatgtaatttgattCGAGTTTATTTGGCATGAGTGCTCTGTATGGCCCAGGAATtctatttctctctttcaattTTATTAATGGAGCGTGAAATTTTACGTTTATCTAATTTAAAGGCCATTTTGGGTAAAGTTTGCGTACTTCTTATACACCTCAGACTCCGGTacttatggttgttgttattttggacAAGGCATCATTTACTGTTATGAGTCTTACATAATTGAAATCGAAAGTTCTTATTCAAACTACTGATCATTTGAAGAATTGTGACACGAAAACATTTCCTATTGCAAGTTATTAATGAAAAGATCGATAACACTAATCAAACTTATcagtaaaaaagaagaagcattACAAGATAATAATGAGCAAATGGCTTAAAACAATGCCAAACTTACCAACTGATTCTCATTTAAGTTTAATACTGTAGTTATTTGGCAAAACACAGTGGAAGTTATCCCACAAGGGAACTATACAACTGGCGATTACAACTTAATTATTTCAACACGCATAAAAGGAATATAATTGTGTCCCCCTCCTAAATAATTAAATAGGGAAAAGAAGTACTagtacttttttatttctttacttGCAAAACGTAATTTTACAACTAAAATAAGCAAGCTAGAAATAcgatagagaaaaaaaaatgtgttccctcttaaaacaaaatctagAGATACGTATTCAAAAGAGGTCGGAAATGAATATATAGggcaaagggtcaaatttaccctacGTGGATCTGACGtgactaatttttttgtgttgtggagtcCAAGTCAGACTTCCATCCACAGAAGggcaaatttatcaagtattCTAACGGGGAAgacaaatttgatcccaaactttgaaggaggcaaatttaaactataaaccatacttGAAGCGTAAATTTGACTGTTTGCCCATATATATATCCGAATTAAGTATtttgaagaacaaaaagaaaaaataaaagaaatagtcCAATCAAGTTTGTTTGCCACCATTGGAATAATTTATCGGAGGAAAGAAATAACACTAGGTGGAAGGAGAAATGCAAAGTGGTgtcatgaataatgtatttgGAGACTTTCTTTCTCTATACATAGGGCTATTTTTTCTTTCCATCCgatgtacaatttttttttttttgtggtttgATTATTTTGAATTTGTACGGATGAATTTCACTTCAGAATAAAATGTTTCTTATAAAAAACATAACGATATCATTTCTAGAACTTAAATTCGAGGTTACCATTATTTATTTGCGATTTGCAATAACGAACTTATCAAATTTATCATATAAATTCTCCCTCTCTTAGTATTATATTACgagaaaatttattttatgagtCACATAACCAACACTACTTATGTGAGGCTCCATTATTACTTGACAAGTGAACTTATGGGCCCCACTTGCTTACTTCTGacataaaacttaaaaaagGCAACTTAATAGTCTACATTTTTTCCTCTTTAAACTAAGCACTAAAATAagtaataaaaatgataaacGAAATAAACCATCAACTAAACGTTTATCATTACAGCAtgattgtttttattttctgtCTACTTTGTGTTAGGAGTAGTAATTTTGCGTCCTAAATCTATCAAAGTTAGATTAATTTTACTACTACTTTTAAAGATCATGTTCATTGCTGAATGCAGAAAGTGCCCAATCATTCGCATCGACTTTTTCATGAGACGACGACATTGCAATTGATAGCAGTAGCACTATTCATAATACAGTCTAAACTATAttagaaaaaaagaggaaagacgAAGGAATATATTTAGTTAaaatacggaaaaggctcataaATACCCCTAACCTATTCAAAAAGGTTCATAAATACCCTTCTTCCATcttttggtctaaaaatatccttcCATCCACCTTTTaggtctaaaaatacccttaaggtttgtttttggctcaaatatacccctcaaactaacaagttaaaattaactcttttaaaaagccaaatggcattttgtaattggtcaataataaaatttcgtaatttaaaaaaaaatccagatttaaaaaaaaatccagatttaaaaaaaaaattccagatttttttaaaaattccgtAATTGGTCAAAATAAAATtccgtaatttaaaaaaaaaattccagatttttttaaaaattccgtaattggtcaaaaaaaaattccagatttaaaaaaaaaaatccagatttttttaaaaattccgtaattggtcaataataaaattccatgatttaaaaaaaaaaaaatccagatttaaaaaaaaaattccagattttttttaaattacggaATTTTATTATTGACTAATTACAAAATGCCATTTGgctttttaaaagagttaattttaacttgttagtttgaggggtatatttgagccaAAAACAAACCTTAAGGGTATGACACAGACCAAAAGGTGGAAGGAGGGTATTTATGAGCCTTTTTGAATAGGTTAGGGGTATTTATGAGCCTTTTCCGgttaaaataaaacaagaaggCATTCCTTTCATGGATATTCCTTTTATGTTCAGCGAGGGGATGCAAGTGGGATCTCCCAAACAATTtctataattttcatatacatatttctagtttattactttcaaatatatgtattttgtacGTAAATAGGTGGTGTTTCTCTCTCATGGCGGCTCTTCGCAAACTCTGAACAGATTCAAAGCTTGGTTTCATTTGTTAATATACAAGTGTACGTGATGATCTAACTATTAGGATAGACCCGATGGAGAGGCCGCAAGTGCATATATTATAATTGAAAACAACCTCTGGAATATATCTTGTTAAAATGCCGCCATGAGTCATCCTCCCTTAGTATGTGATACATATTTTTTTAGTCCATCCAAAAAAGaatcatat
This window harbors:
- the LOC132054374 gene encoding PLAT domain-containing protein 3-like, producing MGVAQVIKFWFHLMIILVSISISSISGAETNCIYTAYVRTGSFDEDSTDSKITLTLYDASGHGIRINNLVAWGGLMGQGYNYFERDNLDMFSGSGPCLTGSICKMVLTSDGKGRSHGWYCNYVEVTSTGDHKQCSQQLFNVDQWLSTDRSPYQLTATRNNCKRMSDEQQSVVDVI